The following are encoded in a window of Cygnus olor isolate bCygOlo1 chromosome 21, bCygOlo1.pri.v2, whole genome shotgun sequence genomic DNA:
- the LOC121058439 gene encoding transcription factor HES-2-like gives MSPPGSPPRPPRRPAAETRKTLKPLLEKRRRARINESLSQLKALILPLVGKDSSRYSKLEKADILEMTVQFLKEVPAAPSAPEPSESFRAGYRACLARLGALLAPPPPPAARRRLPELPPPACPKAAPPPPAAPLWRPW, from the exons ATGTCCCCGCCGGGctccccgccgcggcccccgcgccgccccgccgccgagACGCGCAAG ACCCTCAAGCCCCTGCTGGAGAAGCGCCGCCGCGCCCGCATCAACGAGAGCCTCAGCCAGCTCAAGGCGCTCATCCTGCCGCTCGTCGGCAAGGAC AGCTCCCGCTACTCCAAGCTGGAGAAGGCGGACATCCTGGAGATGACCGTGCAGTTCCTCAAGGAGGTGCCGGCCGCGCCCTCGGCCCCAG AGCCCTCGGAGAGCTTCCGCGCCGGGTACCGCGCCTGCCTGGCCCGCCTGGGCGCCCTGCtggcccccccgccgccgcccgccgcccgccgccgcctcccggaGCTGCCGCCTCCCGCCTGCCCCAaggccgccccgccgccgcccgccgccccgctctGGCGGCCCTGGTAG